A section of the Candidatus Omnitrophota bacterium genome encodes:
- a CDS encoding bifunctional 4-hydroxy-2-oxoglutarate aldolase/2-dehydro-3-deoxy-phosphogluconate aldolase, translating into MDIDRFKELPIMGILRGVKAGIIQPLAETVISAGLKTIEIAMNSPDAAELIKLLKDTAKERLIIGAGTVLTMHDLHKALDSGATFIVMPTLVAAVCEYCTKNKIPVFPGALTPQEIYNAWNAGATMVKIFPAKLFGPAYIKELKGPLPQIELLACGGVGPENIQSFFSSGASAVAFGSSLFRKDWLSKRDFSSIEKNLKALIAAFRDKSRQEPHLIRKI; encoded by the coding sequence ATGGATATAGATAGATTCAAAGAGCTGCCGATTATGGGTATATTAAGAGGTGTTAAGGCAGGTATTATACAGCCTCTTGCTGAAACAGTTATATCAGCAGGCTTAAAGACCATAGAGATAGCCATGAATAGCCCTGATGCAGCAGAATTGATTAAGCTTTTAAAAGATACAGCGAAAGAGCGTCTAATAATAGGGGCAGGTACAGTCTTGACAATGCATGACTTACATAAGGCATTGGATTCTGGGGCAACGTTTATTGTTATGCCTACGTTAGTAGCGGCTGTTTGCGAGTATTGTACAAAAAATAAGATTCCTGTATTTCCAGGAGCATTGACTCCACAGGAGATATATAATGCCTGGAATGCTGGGGCTACTATGGTTAAGATATTTCCAGCTAAACTTTTCGGACCAGCTTACATCAAAGAATTAAAAGGACCCTTGCCGCAAATTGAACTTCTTGCATGCGGCGGTGTTGGCCCTGAAAACATTCAATCATTTTTTTCCAGTGGTGCATCTGCAGTTGCCTTTGGGAGTAGTTTATTCAGGAAGGATTGGCTTAGCAAGCGTGATTTTTCAAGTATTGAAAAAAACTTAAAAGCACTAATTGCCGCATTTAGGGACAAATCCAGACAAGAGCCCCATTTAATTCGGAAGATATGA
- the murI gene encoding glutamate racemase, with translation MDKRPIGVFDSGVGGLTVVRELLKNLPNERIVYFGDTARVPYGTKSKKAIVTFSLENALFLLKKKVKLIVVACNTSSSLALSALKKHFHIPIIGVIDPAVEQALRLTRSGRIGVIGTRATIESKVYEKKIHRLNRKMKVYSKACSLFVPFVEEGCLNNSAISKIASMYLKDFKERKIDTLILGCTHYPLLKEVIANFFDKDVILIDSGLPIALEVKEMLIRLKLAAPLARKRPRPIFFVSDEPARFKILGRKFLKNQINKVAIANR, from the coding sequence ATGGATAAACGACCCATAGGAGTTTTTGATTCAGGAGTAGGTGGTCTGACTGTTGTGCGGGAATTGTTAAAAAATTTGCCAAATGAACGCATAGTTTATTTTGGCGACACAGCCCGTGTTCCTTATGGTACAAAGTCAAAAAAGGCAATTGTCACATTTTCTCTTGAGAATGCCCTTTTTCTTCTTAAAAAGAAGGTAAAGTTAATTGTTGTTGCTTGTAATACATCTTCTAGTTTAGCCCTTTCTGCGCTAAAGAAACATTTTCATATTCCGATAATCGGCGTTATTGATCCTGCGGTTGAGCAGGCCCTAAGACTAACAAGGTCTGGGCGCATTGGTGTGATTGGTACACGCGCAACAATTGAAAGTAAGGTTTACGAAAAGAAGATACATCGCTTAAACCGCAAGATGAAGGTGTATAGCAAGGCCTGCTCGCTTTTTGTCCCTTTTGTTGAGGAAGGATGTTTGAATAATAGTGCCATTTCTAAAATTGCCAGTATGTATTTAAAAGACTTTAAAGAAAGAAAAATAGATACATTAATTTTAGGTTGCACTCATTATCCACTGTTAAAGGAAGTGATTGCTAATTTTTTTGACAAGGATGTCATTCTTATTGATTCAGGTTTACCCATTGCCTTGGAGGTAAAGGAGATGTTAATAAGGCTTAAGTTAGCTGCGCCTCTAGCACGTAAGCGACCAAGGCCAATATTTTTTGTAAGTGATGAACCAGCCAGATTTAAAATTCTTGGCAGAAAATTTTTAAAAAATCAGATAAATAAGGTGGCGATTGCAAATCGATGA
- the queD gene encoding 6-carboxytetrahydropterin synthase QueD has product MKFEISVIDYFSAAHNLRQYQGKCENIHGHNFKVKITLGANSLDKTGMVYDFHYVKEVLKKTLKVLDHSHLNKLPYFGRVNPTSENIAKFIFNKLKAKINKRTRKLIKVTVWETESNEASYQE; this is encoded by the coding sequence ATGAAATTTGAGATTTCTGTTATTGATTATTTTAGCGCTGCTCACAACCTAAGGCAATATCAGGGTAAGTGTGAGAATATACATGGCCATAATTTTAAAGTAAAGATTACCTTAGGGGCAAATAGCCTTGATAAGACAGGTATGGTTTATGATTTTCATTATGTTAAGGAGGTGCTCAAGAAGACATTAAAAGTTCTTGACCACTCTCATTTAAATAAATTGCCCTATTTTGGACGAGTGAATCCTACTTCAGAAAATATAGCAAAATTCATTTTTAATAAATTAAAGGCCAAGATTAATAAGCGCACAAGGAAGCTCATAAAGGTAACTGTCTGGGAAACTGAAAGTAATGAAGCCTCTTATCAGGAATAA
- the queC gene encoding 7-cyano-7-deazaguanine synthase QueC: MKPLIRNKKQKAIVLLSGGLDSATTLFLAKSKGYRISALIFDYGQRHKKEINCAKTLAKVAGCDYHIIKLSLPSLGSSLLNRNINIPKARKERSGIPSTYVPARNLIFLSIAASYAESMRADTIFIGANAVDFSGYPDCRPRFYSQLRKVIKIGTKAGVEGKALRILTPLINKTKKEIIKLGAKLGVPYALTWSCYEGGKVPCASCESCLLRKKGFQEAKLNDPSSKS, translated from the coding sequence ATGAAGCCTCTTATCAGGAATAAGAAACAGAAGGCAATTGTTCTTTTATCGGGTGGCCTTGATTCAGCAACTACACTTTTTCTTGCTAAGAGTAAAGGATATCGAATTAGCGCCCTTATATTTGACTACGGCCAAAGACATAAAAAGGAAATTAATTGCGCCAAGACATTGGCAAAAGTAGCTGGTTGTGATTATCATATTATTAAGCTATCTTTGCCGTCATTGGGTTCAAGTCTTTTAAATAGAAATATTAATATTCCAAAAGCGCGCAAGGAAAGAAGCGGCATTCCTTCTACTTATGTCCCGGCAAGAAATCTAATATTTCTAAGCATTGCTGCCTCTTATGCCGAGAGCATGAGAGCAGATACTATTTTTATTGGTGCAAATGCAGTGGATTTCTCTGGATATCCTGATTGCCGGCCGCGATTTTACTCACAATTAAGAAAGGTAATAAAAATTGGCACAAAAGCAGGCGTTGAAGGAAAGGCATTAAGGATATTAACGCCTTTAATTAATAAAACGAAAAAAGAGATTATAAAATTAGGTGCCAAACTTGGTGTCCCATATGCCTTGACATGGTCTTGTTATGAGGGCGGGAAGGTACCTTGTGCAAGCTGTGAAAGTTGCCTCTTGCGCAAGAAAGGTTTTCAAGAAGCCAAGCTGAATGATCCCTCTAGCAAGAGTTAA
- a CDS encoding 7-carboxy-7-deazaguanine synthase QueE, producing the protein MKDDIIAKISEIFTSVQGEGPYLGSRQTFIRFYGCNLSCRFCDTENYHFLQYSTSEILEEIMSKPHCDFLSITGGEPLLQVIFLQELLPRLKKESFKIYLETNGTKTDELISVIDFINIISMDFKLPSSTGQKSYFREHEQFLKAARKKEVFVKAVITDSTLISDLKTAVEIIKGVDRGILFVLQPDTNQLSHNLFQKIETYRAFACEHLENVRIIPQVHRLVGLR; encoded by the coding sequence ATGAAAGACGATATTATTGCTAAAATCAGCGAAATCTTTACAAGTGTTCAAGGCGAAGGCCCTTATTTAGGAAGCCGCCAGACATTCATTAGATTTTATGGGTGTAATTTATCCTGTCGCTTCTGTGATACCGAAAATTATCACTTTTTACAATATTCTACATCTGAGATATTAGAGGAAATAATGTCTAAGCCTCATTGTGATTTCTTAAGCATTACTGGCGGCGAACCCTTGTTACAGGTAATATTTTTACAAGAACTTCTGCCAAGGTTAAAGAAAGAAAGCTTCAAGATCTATTTAGAAACCAACGGGACTAAGACTGATGAACTTATCTCAGTGATAGATTTTATTAATATTATCTCTATGGATTTTAAATTACCTTCCAGTACAGGTCAAAAAAGTTATTTTAGAGAACATGAGCAGTTTTTAAAAGCTGCTAGAAAGAAAGAGGTGTTTGTTAAGGCAGTAATTACGGATTCAACCCTTATTTCAGATTTAAAGACAGCGGTTGAAATTATTAAAGGCGTAGATAGAGGAATCCTTTTTGTTTTGCAGCCGGATACAAATCAGTTAAGTCATAATCTGTTTCAGAAAATAGAGACTTATCGCGCCTTTGCTTGCGAACATCTAGAAAATGTACGTATAATACCCCAGGTGCATAGATTAGTAGGATTAAGGTGA
- the queF gene encoding preQ(1) synthase: MRGKKIKKSLKSSYEGRQKEIRLLQTPNIEVWKNKYPDKDYTVKIETSEFTCICPKTGLPDFATITIEYKPDKFCLELKSFKMYLTFFRQIGIFHEHVINKIFDDLLAACRPKEMTIIMVFNARGGITTTVKREYKP, translated from the coding sequence ATGAGAGGGAAGAAAATAAAAAAGTCCTTGAAGTCTTCTTATGAAGGCCGACAGAAAGAAATAAGGCTTCTTCAAACCCCCAATATTGAAGTTTGGAAAAATAAATATCCTGATAAAGATTACACTGTAAAAATAGAAACCAGCGAATTTACCTGTATTTGCCCTAAGACTGGTTTGCCTGATTTTGCCACCATAACTATCGAATACAAGCCGGATAAATTCTGTCTGGAATTGAAATCGTTTAAGATGTATTTGACATTTTTTCGCCAGATTGGTATATTTCATGAGCATGTGATAAATAAGATTTTTGACGATTTATTAGCAGCCTGTCGACCAAAAGAGATGACGATTATCATGGTTTTTAATGCCCGGGGCGGGATTACTACAACTGTTAAACGGGAGTATAAGCCGTGA
- a CDS encoding fumarate hydratase, translated as MRIIDSRKIKEAVSDLAIKANINLRPDVLDALKKRFKSERKKEARCALGYIIDNARIAKKEHLAICQDTGLPVVFIDLGDQVHVRGNLNNAVQAGISDGYRKARLRQSVILDPLRQSIKTDFVPALVNVRILKGKRMGLAVLPKGFGCENKAACFMFNPTTDIENIIDWIIDVTKRAGPDACPPYVLGVGIGGTADEAARLAKHALLRPINKKNQDKFLSRLEKKLLDKINRSGIGAFGLGGNTTALGVNIETAPTHIAGLPVAVNVSCHALRSARKIL; from the coding sequence GTGAGAATTATTGATAGTAGGAAGATTAAAGAAGCTGTTAGTGATTTAGCAATAAAGGCAAATATAAATTTGCGGCCCGATGTATTAGACGCTCTCAAAAAAAGATTTAAATCTGAGAGAAAGAAAGAAGCGCGTTGCGCTTTAGGCTATATTATTGACAATGCCAGGATTGCTAAAAAAGAACATCTTGCAATCTGTCAGGATACAGGCCTGCCTGTAGTCTTCATAGATTTGGGAGATCAAGTCCACGTTAGGGGGAACCTTAATAACGCAGTCCAGGCTGGAATCAGCGATGGCTATAGAAAAGCGCGTCTGCGTCAATCTGTTATTTTAGACCCTTTAAGGCAGAGTATTAAAACTGATTTTGTGCCTGCGTTAGTCAATGTGCGAATCCTGAAGGGAAAGCGCATGGGCCTGGCAGTATTACCTAAAGGATTTGGCTGTGAAAATAAAGCTGCTTGTTTTATGTTTAATCCCACAACCGATATAGAAAATATTATTGATTGGATTATAGACGTAACTAAACGCGCAGGTCCTGATGCCTGCCCACCCTATGTTTTAGGCGTAGGTATTGGAGGTACTGCTGATGAAGCAGCGCGCCTGGCAAAACATGCACTTTTGCGGCCCATCAATAAGAAAAATCAAGATAAATTCCTATCTAGGTTAGAAAAAAAGCTCTTAGATAAGATAAACCGCAGCGGAATTGGCGCTTTTGGCTTGGGAGGTAATACGACTGCACTAGGAGTTAATATAGAAACAGCACCTACTCATATTGCGGGCTTGCCGGTTGCGGTTAATGTCAGCTGTCATGCCTTAAGAAGCGCCAGGAAAATTTTATAA
- a CDS encoding FumA C-terminus/TtdB family hydratase beta subunit translates to MKKITLPFDSKTLTHLEAGEELSLSGIIYTARDQAHKRLVALLKKRKKLPIDLKTSVIYYCGPNPGKGKFALGACGPTTSSRMDKLTLPLLKSGLKAVIGKGRRSEEVRRGLKKTNGVYLLAPSGCGALLAKKVRNAKVVAFSDLKSEAIFKLKVCDFPVIVGINSHGKDIYDRKELQC, encoded by the coding sequence ATGAAAAAGATTACGCTACCTTTTGATAGTAAAACGCTGACTCATCTTGAGGCAGGAGAAGAATTGTCTCTGAGCGGTATTATTTATACTGCAAGAGACCAGGCGCACAAAAGATTAGTGGCATTATTAAAGAAGAGAAAGAAATTGCCTATTGATTTGAAAACCTCGGTTATTTATTATTGTGGACCTAATCCAGGCAAAGGAAAATTTGCGCTTGGTGCCTGTGGTCCGACAACGAGTAGCAGGATGGATAAATTGACTCTACCGCTTTTGAAATCAGGATTGAAGGCTGTAATCGGCAAAGGTAGACGCTCAGAGGAAGTTCGTAGAGGCCTTAAAAAGACTAATGGTGTGTATCTGCTTGCGCCATCAGGATGTGGTGCGTTATTAGCTAAAAAGGTAAGAAATGCAAAGGTAGTGGCTTTTTCTGATTTGAAGTCAGAGGCAATATTTAAACTTAAGGTGTGCGATTTTCCGGTGATTGTGGGCATAAATAGTCATGGAAAAGATATATACGATAGGAAGGAATTACAATGTTAA
- the rph gene encoding ribonuclease PH, whose protein sequence is MLRENNRGLKNLRKITIQRNYSKYAEGSCLIELGNTRLVCTVSVDNTVPPFLRDTGTGWVTAEYGMLPRSCNVRLSRDKMSGRTYEIQRLIGRSLRAVIDMNRLGERTLRIDCDVIQADGGTRTAAISGAFVALVDALDGLKRQGVFRKLPIKDYLAATSVGKIGSDILLDLSYEEDSKADVDMNVVMTGSGEFVEVQATGENSSFSRKEIDAFLQLAKEGIDEIIQIQKKTLANVI, encoded by the coding sequence ATGTTAAGAGAAAATAATCGTGGGTTGAAAAATTTAAGAAAGATTACAATTCAGCGTAATTATTCAAAATATGCTGAAGGCTCTTGTCTTATTGAACTAGGAAATACACGTCTAGTCTGTACTGTAAGTGTTGATAATACTGTTCCGCCTTTTTTAAGAGATACAGGTACGGGTTGGGTCACAGCCGAATACGGCATGTTACCGCGTTCTTGTAACGTGCGTTTGAGCCGAGATAAAATGTCGGGCCGGACTTACGAGATTCAGAGGCTCATCGGTAGATCTTTACGAGCTGTCATAGATATGAATAGGCTGGGAGAGAGGACGTTACGCATTGATTGCGATGTAATACAGGCTGATGGCGGTACGCGAACCGCAGCCATTAGCGGTGCTTTTGTTGCTTTAGTTGATGCCTTAGATGGCCTGAAAAGACAGGGCGTATTTCGCAAATTACCAATAAAGGATTATTTAGCAGCAACGAGCGTGGGCAAGATTGGCAGCGATATATTGTTGGATTTAAGCTATGAAGAGGACTCGAAGGCAGATGTAGACATGAACGTAGTTATGACCGGAAGTGGTGAATTTGTTGAAGTGCAGGCAACTGGTGAGAATTCATCCTTCAGCCGCAAAGAAATAGATGCCTTTTTGCAGCTTGCTAAAGAAGGCATTGATGAGATAATCCAGATTCAGAAGAAGACCTTAGCTAATGTTATCTAA
- the rdgB gene encoding RdgB/HAM1 family non-canonical purine NTP pyrophosphatase, with protein MLSKLELLVATRNRKKFREIKQLLKPSRFRLSSLADFANLPKVKETGKSFKENAEKKARQISRLTSRLTLGEDSGLCVNALGGAPGIYSSRFAGLHKSDEDNNNKLLRKLDCLPLSERKAHYVCAIALAYKGKILASFEGRCHGLIGFKKRGSSGFGYDPVFIIPHRNKTFAQLGLKVKHTMSHRRKAIRKLKAFLRKAEDILKRF; from the coding sequence ATGTTATCTAAGTTGGAGTTACTAGTAGCAACGCGCAACAGGAAAAAGTTTAGAGAGATAAAGCAATTGCTTAAGCCTAGTCGCTTTAGACTTAGCTCTTTGGCAGATTTTGCGAATCTTCCCAAGGTTAAAGAGACGGGAAAAAGCTTTAAGGAGAATGCCGAGAAAAAAGCACGTCAGATTTCTCGTTTAACCTCTAGGCTGACATTGGGTGAAGATTCTGGTCTATGCGTTAATGCCCTGGGTGGGGCTCCCGGGATTTATTCCTCGCGCTTTGCAGGATTACATAAGTCTGACGAAGACAACAATAATAAATTATTAAGAAAACTAGACTGTTTGCCACTTTCGGAGAGAAAGGCGCACTATGTATGCGCTATTGCCTTAGCCTATAAAGGAAAGATATTGGCAAGCTTCGAAGGTAGGTGTCATGGCCTTATTGGGTTTAAGAAGAGGGGTTCATCTGGTTTTGGTTATGACCCTGTATTTATAATTCCTCATCGTAATAAGACATTTGCTCAGCTTGGCCTAAAGGTAAAACACACGATGAGTCATCGCAGAAAGGCAATCAGAAAATTAAAAGCATTTTTAAGGAAGGCCGAAGATATCCTTAAAAGGTTTTAA
- a CDS encoding DUF748 domain-containing protein — protein sequence MKKVLIISLLVSLVIFTLLILGYFYLKDTYVPKTLKVLIEDSVIKHTNLKIRIKSISYEILKGVVIEDISLFEEGQEPKDGPITVEQVRFNIMLFPSLEGKRIIIPTLYINGPSIKLQRGDKETWNIQEFLKKGTTEGKSKLPLVLSKIKVISGKVFVQDNAITPSINKEFRNFNLDINPGNLENIVFRLSSDVGSNLTSEGRIFAEGEINLKEQAITIKTETKDIELADIWRYFNMPNTNIKSFNLENMKANLDYSLSSKTLTISSDAQIENFDVDSLDISSRGKLKLSLNSSIESAFENPNISSLSGDVEFRDTEINGLKFLNSLKKIRAKFSIKDNYASLEEFEGLWQENKLKATAKIPLMPLQKNAGASPLTLDVYSEKLDTEELSIFLPEETLKTIEEISGKLNLRAHLEATMGQPAKLENKKFTVNAELFDLNLKLRALKNEISNINGSLILNETALNWKDINFSIYNQDFNTSGVVEDFNAPKLKFNVSSPLLNLRTQVSLNKENAEIENLSISSFDSTLIADGVVYFSEGEESRISLNTKIKLETSNLIHWLPQFEETLKQLGPKGNINLETQIQGPLLSFTDWALTLNAESESLKVARLNLDKLQLSYKQTNNIIKKLSFFGNLYGGNFKLKGKGEILPETFQLDLDVDIQNVDLAKLKSDTAFKDKDISGILSAKAILNAKRPIIETLSGEGELNIKEGKIWELKLLKGLGEILLLPEFSRINFNEGEATFRIADKRISTQDLTLASPQMNLAAEGWLGFDGMLNFDVYCEFSEEYIEHSADLRKLITNIFAEINKYLVVKVSGSLKQPEYKIMPKKLQLDILKPFKDIFGLP from the coding sequence ATGAAAAAAGTTCTAATTATCTCTCTCCTTGTAAGTCTAGTTATATTTACCCTCCTTATTCTAGGCTACTTCTACTTAAAAGATACTTATGTTCCTAAGACCTTAAAAGTTCTCATCGAAGATTCAGTCATAAAACACACTAATCTTAAAATAAGAATCAAGAGTATCTCCTATGAAATATTAAAAGGGGTTGTTATAGAAGATATCTCTTTATTTGAAGAAGGCCAGGAACCAAAAGATGGACCTATTACCGTAGAGCAAGTCCGCTTCAATATAATGCTTTTCCCCTCACTAGAAGGAAAACGCATAATTATCCCCACCTTATACATTAACGGACCATCTATCAAGCTCCAAAGAGGCGATAAAGAAACTTGGAACATACAGGAATTCCTAAAGAAAGGGACGACTGAGGGTAAATCTAAACTGCCGCTTGTATTGTCAAAAATTAAGGTTATATCCGGTAAGGTCTTCGTTCAAGATAATGCTATTACACCTAGTATAAACAAAGAATTTAGAAACTTCAACCTCGATATAAATCCTGGCAATCTAGAGAATATCGTCTTTAGATTAAGCTCAGATGTTGGAAGTAATTTAACTAGCGAAGGCAGAATCTTTGCTGAAGGAGAAATAAATCTCAAAGAGCAAGCAATTACAATCAAAACTGAGACAAAGGATATCGAGCTGGCAGATATCTGGCGATATTTCAATATGCCTAACACAAATATCAAAAGTTTTAACCTGGAAAACATGAAAGCAAATCTAGATTACTCCCTCTCCAGTAAAACTCTCACTATTTCAAGCGATGCACAAATAGAAAATTTTGATGTTGATAGCCTTGATATATCCTCTAGGGGAAAACTAAAGCTATCTTTAAACTCCTCAATAGAATCAGCGTTTGAAAATCCAAATATTTCATCTTTATCCGGAGATGTCGAGTTCCGAGATACAGAAATAAATGGCTTAAAATTCCTTAATTCCCTGAAGAAGATTAGGGCAAAATTTAGCATCAAAGATAATTATGCATCATTAGAAGAATTTGAAGGTCTCTGGCAGGAAAATAAGCTAAAGGCAACAGCAAAAATTCCTTTAATGCCGCTTCAGAAGAATGCTGGAGCCTCACCTTTAACATTGGACGTCTATTCTGAAAAATTAGATACAGAAGAATTAAGTATTTTTCTTCCCGAGGAAACCTTAAAAACAATAGAGGAAATTTCCGGAAAACTAAACCTGAGGGCTCATCTGGAAGCAACAATGGGGCAACCTGCTAAACTTGAGAATAAAAAATTTACTGTTAATGCAGAGCTGTTTGATCTGAATTTAAAACTAAGGGCTTTAAAAAACGAAATCTCAAATATAAATGGGAGTCTTATCCTGAATGAAACAGCCCTGAATTGGAAGGATATTAACTTTTCTATTTACAATCAGGATTTTAATACCTCAGGGGTTGTTGAAGACTTCAATGCGCCGAAACTAAAATTTAATGTGTCTTCGCCGCTTCTAAATCTACGCACGCAAGTCTCCTTAAACAAAGAAAATGCAGAAATCGAAAACTTAAGTATAAGCTCTTTTGACTCAACCTTAATTGCAGACGGTGTTGTGTATTTTAGCGAAGGAGAGGAATCGAGAATTAGTTTAAATACGAAAATAAAATTAGAGACCTCCAACCTCATACACTGGCTACCACAATTCGAGGAAACGCTGAAACAACTTGGGCCAAAAGGAAATATTAATCTAGAGACACAAATTCAAGGCCCCCTTCTTAGCTTTACGGACTGGGCCTTAACTTTAAATGCTGAATCCGAATCACTAAAGGTTGCTAGACTTAACCTAGATAAGTTACAACTGAGCTATAAACAAACAAATAACATAATAAAGAAGCTTTCATTTTTTGGTAATCTCTATGGAGGGAACTTTAAACTTAAAGGTAAAGGCGAAATTCTACCTGAGACCTTCCAGTTAGATTTGGACGTTGATATCCAAAATGTTGATCTTGCAAAACTAAAAAGCGATACGGCCTTTAAAGATAAAGATATCAGCGGCATACTTTCAGCCAAAGCTATACTAAATGCAAAAAGGCCAATAATTGAAACCTTATCCGGTGAGGGTGAACTTAATATAAAAGAAGGCAAGATCTGGGAGTTAAAATTACTTAAAGGCCTAGGGGAGATTTTGCTACTTCCGGAGTTTTCCCGCATTAATTTTAATGAGGGTGAGGCCACATTCAGGATTGCTGATAAGCGTATCTCTACGCAAGATTTAACTCTTGCAAGTCCGCAAATGAATCTAGCTGCAGAAGGCTGGTTAGGTTTTGATGGAATGCTTAATTTTGACGTCTATTGTGAATTCAGCGAAGAATATATTGAACACTCGGCAGATCTAAGAAAACTAATAACGAATATTTTTGCCGAAATAAACAAATATCTTGTTGTGAAAGTAAGTGGCAGTTTAAAACAACCCGAATATAAGATTATGCCGAAAAAACTCCAACTAGATATCTTAAAACCTTTTAAGGATATCTTCGGCCTTCCTTAA
- a CDS encoding AsmA family protein gives MRIIVKILVIFLIIFVLLLVSSYLILSIRGREIIEQQLSKTIDAPVSLENISLGFPDTIKIENLEIKDFLKTSLKLKLNPLGLFSGKVILNNITIDKPQLVLRRENDGSLKIPFKRQAGTASPKQLPIILGLDIRDGHVFFIDSSQDDYRLNIYDLDVKVHKRSIDLKPIFNFDVSAQLGEKAKNGKNFASEGWIDFFKKDMQGNLEIKDFYTDDILPIYNRLLGKNISGATLDFQAKMNAEDNDLKIDCHLLLSGIKTQEESGAEGKNHKDILVFSELLDIFSNPEGKIELDFVIHTKLDNPRFDKVDFGASLLKAAAKNILSKPQEEITSSVEEIGKDIKDWGKEKGKELLKTEGLKDIIDIFGK, from the coding sequence ATGAGAATAATAGTTAAGATTCTGGTAATTTTTCTGATAATCTTCGTCCTGCTTCTTGTTTCTTCTTATTTAATCTTAAGTATTCGCGGCAGGGAGATAATCGAACAGCAGTTGTCAAAGACAATTGATGCCCCAGTAAGCTTAGAAAATATCTCTTTGGGTTTTCCTGATACAATTAAGATTGAAAATTTAGAAATAAAAGACTTCTTAAAAACTAGTTTAAAGCTTAAACTAAATCCTTTAGGCTTATTCAGCGGCAAAGTAATACTAAACAACATTACCATTGATAAGCCGCAATTAGTTTTAAGGAGAGAAAATGATGGCTCCTTAAAGATCCCTTTTAAGCGACAAGCAGGTACTGCCAGCCCAAAACAATTACCCATTATTTTAGGCTTAGATATACGCGATGGACATGTTTTTTTTATTGATAGCTCGCAAGATGATTACCGTCTCAATATTTACGACTTAGATGTTAAAGTACATAAGAGATCAATAGATTTGAAGCCGATATTTAATTTTGATGTTTCTGCCCAACTTGGTGAGAAGGCAAAGAACGGTAAAAATTTTGCTTCGGAAGGCTGGATAGATTTTTTCAAGAAAGACATGCAGGGCAATTTGGAAATTAAAGATTTTTATACTGACGACATTTTGCCGATTTATAATCGCTTATTAGGTAAGAACATTTCAGGGGCTACATTAGATTTTCAGGCAAAAATGAACGCAGAGGATAATGATCTTAAGATTGATTGTCATCTGCTATTATCTGGAATCAAGACTCAAGAAGAGTCTGGGGCAGAAGGTAAAAATCATAAAGATATTTTAGTTTTTTCCGAGCTGCTTGATATATTCTCAAACCCCGAAGGTAAGATTGAATTAGATTTTGTTATCCATACTAAATTGGATAATCCTAGATTTGATAAGGTTGATTTTGGGGCAAGTCTCCTTAAGGCCGCAGCAAAAAATATCTTATCCAAACCCCAGGAAGAGATCACCTCCAGCGTAGAAGAGATAGGTAAGGATATAAAAGATTGGGGAAAAGAGAAAGGGAAAGAACTTCTTAAAACAGAGGGCCTTAAGGATATAATTGATATATTCGGCAAATAA